A stretch of DNA from Synechococcus sp. JA-3-3Ab:
GCTCGCGAACACGGGATCCCGGTGGGCCCGGGCCGCGGTTCGGCAGCCGGATCCCTGGTGGCCTATGCTTTGCAGATTACCAACATCGATCCCGTCAAATATGGGTTGCTCTTCGAGCGCTTTCTCAACCCAGAACGGCAATCGATGCCGGATATCGATACCGATTTCTGTATCGAGCGGCGGGGAGAGCTGATCGACTATGTAACCCGCAAATACGGCCAGGAGCGAGTGGCCCAGATCATCACCTTCAACCGCATGACTTCTAAGGCCATTCTCAAAGATGTCGGTCGGGTGCTGGATATTCCCTATGCCGAAGCCGACAAAATGGCAAAGCTGATCCCGGTCTCGCGGGGCAAACCGGCAAAATTGGAGGAGATGATCGGCGAGAACACGCCGGCTCCAGAGTTCAAAGAAAAATACGAGAAAGACCCAACCACTCACCGCTGGATCGAGCTGGCCCGCCTGTTGGAAGGCACCAACAAAACCTTTGGGGTTCACGCTGCCGGCGTGGTCATCTCCAAAGATCCTCTAGATGAGATCGTGCCCTTGCAATACAACAACGAAGGCCAAATTATTACTCAGTACTCGATGGAAGATATCGAGTCTCTGGGCCTGTTGAAGATGGACTTTTTGGGGCTGCGCAACCTGACGATGATCCAGCGGGCCGTGGAGCTGATTCGAGAGCACAGAGGGGTCACTATCGACCTGGATAACCTGCCATTGGACGACGAGAAAACTTACCAACTTTTGGAAAAAGGAGAGCTGGAAGGGATCTTCCAACTGGAGTCTTCCGGCATGAAGCAGGTGGTGCGAGAGCTCAAGCCTTCCAACTTGGAAGATATTTCCTCGGTCTTAGCTCTTTACCGGCCAGGGCCATTGGATACGGGCATGATCCCGGACTTTATCGATCGCAAGCATGGCCGCAAGCCGGTAACCTACGCCCACGATCTCCTCAAGCCAATCCTTCAAGATACCTATGGCGCCATTCTCTACCAAGAACAGATCATGCGCATTGCCCAGGACATGGCCGGCTATACCCTGGGCCAGGCTGATCTATTGCGGCGGGCGATGGGAAAAAAGAAAGTTTCCGAGATGGAGAAACACCGGGAGCAATTCGTCCGAGGGGCAGTAGAGCGAGGTGTGGCCAAGGAAGTGGCTACGGAGCTATTTGACCAAATGGTTGCTTTTGCCGAGTATTGCTTCAACAAATCCCACTCTACGGCCTATGGACTGATTACTTTCCAGACAGCCTATCTCAAGGCCAATTATCCAACAGAATACATGGCGGCGCTGCTTTCTTCTGTGGGAGGGGATCAAGACAAGGTCCAGCGCTACATCACCTATTGCCTGTCGATCGGGATCCAAATTGAGCCGCCGGATATCAACCGTTCTGGCCTGGACTTTACCCCTCAGGGATCCAGCATTTTGTTTGGTCTAGGAGCAGTGAAGAATGTGGGCGAGGGGGCGATTCAAAACATTCTGGCTGCCCGCCAGGCCGGAGGCCCCTTCACCTCTTTGGCCGATTTTTGCCAGCGGGTGGATCTGCACGTGGTCAACCGCCGCGCCATCGAGTCGTTGATCTGTGCGGGCGCTTTTGATGGTATTTCCGGCAACCGCAAACAGCTAATGGCGGATCTGGATCCCATCCTCAATTGGGCAGCGGAGCAGGCTAAGTCCAAAGCCATTGGCCAAGCCAGCCTGTTTGATTTGTTGGGCAACGACCAGGGATTTATTGAAGCTCCGCGGGGGCCTGCAACTGAAGATTTTCCACCGCAAGAAAAGTTAAGGCTAGAACGGGAGCTGTTGGGCTTTTATGTTTCGGATCACCCGCTGCGGCGGATTCAAGAGCAGGCGCGGCTGTTGGCTCCTGTTAACCTCTCCGATTTGAGCGGCTACGCAGCCGATACTTCTGTAGGCATTCTGGCCCTGCTGACCGCCATTAAAACGGTAACCACCAAGAGAGGGGATCGCATGGCCATTTTGCAACTGGAAGATCTCACCGGCAGTTGCGAAGCGGTGATCTTCCCCAAAACTTACGAACGTTTGCGCCATCGTCTGGAGGTGGATCAACGGCTCTTTATCTGGGCCAAGGTGGATCAGCGGGATGAACAGGTGCAATTGATTGTCGAGGACTTACAGCCGATTGAATCGGTGAGTTGGGTTACGGTGGAACTCCCTCTGGACTCGGCTGGGACATTGGAGGATCGATACCGTTTGCAAACATTGCTTGCCCGCCAACGTTCGGAAGCCAAGGAAGAAAATCGCATCCCTGTTGTGGCGGCCATCGTCGCCCCTCCCCACACGCTCTGGGTGAGGCTGGGATCCCAATTTTGGGTTAAAGATGCCGAGGCCACCGTGGCAGCTTTGCGCCAAGCTGGCTATACCGCCCGCAGCGAAGCGCTAGCCTCCCGATAGGCAACCCAACTGTTGTCCCAGCCAGGCGCGCAACTGCGCCGCCGTCAGCCGCGGCGAGGGGCGAGGCAAAAGCCGTTCGGGATCCCCGGCCACCTTCAGCACGGGAACCTCCAGGTGGTAGCGCTCCCACCAGGCGGGGTTGGCGGTGATGTCGCGGATTTCCAGCTCGCCGATTTCGGGGATCTGCCGCAATTTCTCCGCTAGGCCCTCGCAGAGGTGGCATCCGGGCTTGCTGTAGAGAATCAGCGGCGGCCAAGGCATAGGGGATCCCTAGGGAGTAACGGCACAGGCCAGCCGGCGGTGTTGCAGCGAGGGCATCTGCCGCCGGATAAGCTGTAGCCGCTCTGGGGCGATCTCGGCAATGGCCACTCCTGGTTTTTCGCCGCCGGCATCCGCCAGGATCGTCCCCCAGGGATCCACGATCATGGCGTGGCCATGACATTGTCGCCGCTCGTAGTGGGTGCCCACCTGGGCGGGGGCGATCACGTAGCAGGTGTTTTCAATGGCCCGACACTGCAGCAAAACCTGCCAGTGATCCCGACCCGTGTAGGCGGTAAAGGCGGCGGGGATCAACAACACTTCTGCCCCTCGATCCACCAAGGAGCGATATAGCTCAGGAAAGCGCACGTCGTAACAGACCGACAAACCAAGGGTGCCTAGCCGCTCCTCCTGGCAGACAACCACCTCGTTGCCGCTCACCACCGTGTTCGACTCGCGGTAGGTGTTGCCGTCGGGCAGGTTGACGTCGAAGAGGTGGATCTTGCGGTAGCGGGCCAGCTCCTTGCCCTCGGGGCTGTAGAGGGCCGCCGTGTTGTACACCTTGCCCTGTCCATCCGGCACCGGGTATCCCCCGCCCAGCACAAACACCTGGTAGCGCTGGGCCATCTTGGCCAAAAACTCTTCGGCCCGCTGCGCAATCTCCGGCGCAAGGCGGGCTTTTTCTTCCTCCGGCCCC
This window harbors:
- a CDS encoding DNA polymerase III subunit alpha, with the protein product MAFVPLHLHSEYSLLDGASQLPLLIEQVVAMGLPGLALTDHGVMYGAIELVKLCKSKGIKPIIGNEMYVINGDIRDKSRKYPKYHQVVLAKNTQGYKNLVKLTTISHLQGVQGKGIFARPCINKEYLAQYKEGLIVTSGCLAGEVPQAILQGRPEIARQVAAWYQEQFGDDYYIEIQDHGYREDRFVNVQLVRIARELGIPIILTNDSHFISCWDVEAHDALLCIQTGKSLTEKNRLRYSGTEYLKSPEEMRRLCRDHLEQEVIDEAIANTLKVLEKIEGYDLFGETRMPDYPVPPGHSADSYLTELAWQGLAKRCGVAYPDQIPENYQERLRFELNIIQQKGFSSYFLVVWDYVRYAREHGIPVGPGRGSAAGSLVAYALQITNIDPVKYGLLFERFLNPERQSMPDIDTDFCIERRGELIDYVTRKYGQERVAQIITFNRMTSKAILKDVGRVLDIPYAEADKMAKLIPVSRGKPAKLEEMIGENTPAPEFKEKYEKDPTTHRWIELARLLEGTNKTFGVHAAGVVISKDPLDEIVPLQYNNEGQIITQYSMEDIESLGLLKMDFLGLRNLTMIQRAVELIREHRGVTIDLDNLPLDDEKTYQLLEKGELEGIFQLESSGMKQVVRELKPSNLEDISSVLALYRPGPLDTGMIPDFIDRKHGRKPVTYAHDLLKPILQDTYGAILYQEQIMRIAQDMAGYTLGQADLLRRAMGKKKVSEMEKHREQFVRGAVERGVAKEVATELFDQMVAFAEYCFNKSHSTAYGLITFQTAYLKANYPTEYMAALLSSVGGDQDKVQRYITYCLSIGIQIEPPDINRSGLDFTPQGSSILFGLGAVKNVGEGAIQNILAARQAGGPFTSLADFCQRVDLHVVNRRAIESLICAGAFDGISGNRKQLMADLDPILNWAAEQAKSKAIGQASLFDLLGNDQGFIEAPRGPATEDFPPQEKLRLERELLGFYVSDHPLRRIQEQARLLAPVNLSDLSGYAADTSVGILALLTAIKTVTTKRGDRMAILQLEDLTGSCEAVIFPKTYERLRHRLEVDQRLFIWAKVDQRDEQVQLIVEDLQPIESVSWVTVELPLDSAGTLEDRYRLQTLLARQRSEAKEENRIPVVAAIVAPPHTLWVRLGSQFWVKDAEATVAALRQAGYTARSEALASR
- a CDS encoding glutaredoxin family protein, whose product is MPWPPLILYSKPGCHLCEGLAEKLRQIPEIGELEIRDITANPAWWERYHLEVPVLKVAGDPERLLPRPSPRLTAAQLRAWLGQQLGCLSGG
- a CDS encoding carbon-nitrogen hydrolase family protein, yielding MRSYLAAALQMTSTPDLAGNLQQAEEWIDFAARRGCELVTLPENFAFMGPEEEKARLAPEIAQRAEEFLAKMAQRYQVFVLGGGYPVPDGQGKVYNTAALYSPEGKELARYRKIHLFDVNLPDGNTYRESNTVVSGNEVVVCQEERLGTLGLSVCYDVRFPELYRSLVDRGAEVLLIPAAFTAYTGRDHWQVLLQCRAIENTCYVIAPAQVGTHYERRQCHGHAMIVDPWGTILADAGGEKPGVAIAEIAPERLQLIRRQMPSLQHRRLACAVTP